In Cervus elaphus chromosome 24, mCerEla1.1, whole genome shotgun sequence, a single genomic region encodes these proteins:
- the NBEAL2 gene encoding neurobeachin-like protein 2 isoform X8, whose translation MYTLKLLPCWCQACLGPQEFRKWQQRLGGQEVQTGVPGRVKDLGYLQQWLKAFVGAFEKSISLSSLEPRRPEEAGAEVPLLPLDALHVLAEQLDAGDLEQALLLLKLFVILCRNPENVEAGWGRVLVPRVLALLTQLVAELKGPPPPQEDRGRQLENVALHALLLCEGLFDPYQTWRRQHRGEVISAKEKSKYKFPPAALPSEFSAFFRESLQDADRLPSVVLLRLIHLFGAVLAGGKENGQKAVSAGSVQGLLGVVRGWGHRPAQDPRLVPLALEVLVGVVHVLHASRTPPRGPELRALLEGYFRVLNTDWPAGPSLDPEEAHVTLRVSMLDAIPMMLACEDRPVLQATFLSNNCFEHLIRLIQNSKLYLQARAPPEGDSDLATRLLTEPDVQKVLDQDTDAIAVHVVRVLTCIMSGSPSAKEVFKERIGYPHLHEVLRSHGPPTHRLLQELLNMAVEGDHSMCPPPPIRNEQPVLVLMRWLPTLPTAELRLFLAQRLWWLCDSCPASRATCVQAGLVGCLLETLSEGVALGACCQEQLLALLQALGHVSLRPSELRRLLRPPPGLDSGPGGAEAGQARHAGAIIRALSGMARRQGPARALRYFDLTPSMAGIMVPPVQRWPGPGFTFHAWLCLHPMAGVPAPAPTRPLQRKQLYSFFTSSGSGFEAFFTAAGTLVVAVCTRKEYLTMSLPEVSFADSAWHCVAIVHVPGRRPFSQNLVHVYKDGHLVKTAPLRCPSLSEPFSSCCIGSAGHRTTTTTTGLPAPPGPAALAHTHPSLTRSQSVPATAGLGWGSGLVAPLQEGSISSTLAGTQDTRWGSPTSLEGELGAVAIFHEALQAAALRVLCALGPNETAPFKPEGELHELGTKLLLHYSPQACKNNICLDLSPGHGLDGRLTGHRVETWDVKDVVNCVGGMGALLPLLERVAAQPQEAEAGPAETHDLVGPELTSGHNAQGLLLPLGKSSEERMERNAVAAFLLMLRNFLQGHTVNQEGLVHCQGPAIIGALLRKVPSWAMDMNVLMSAQLLMEQVAAEGSGPLLYLLYQHLLFNFHLWTLSDFAVRLGHIQYVSSIVREHRQKLRKKYGVQFILDVLRVHYSPQRERPLAADDLRTVQTSLLGLAREFLVRSSTADDLQVVLNFLVAAGDDGQVVGALDLLLALLQGSPAQESLAVFLLEPGNLEVLLALLVRPRPMPLLPDRVCKILRRLQQNERLPERSRQRLRLRECGIQGLVACLPEGAVSPQLCQGLYKLFLGADCLNLSDLLAVVQLSLQADLSVRLDICRQLFHLIYGQPDIVRLLARQAGWQDVLTRLFVLEAVTAGSPLPFTPEPPTSPEPALHKPPTESPEPSDVFLPPEAPDPDAFYHALSPFATPFELGLERASVSSGNTAGGGSGSGTVTPASQPGTPSPLDGPRPFPMAQGRHSSSLSNVLEDGSLPEPTISGDDTSNTSNPQQTCEEELCNLLTNVLFSVTWRGVEGSDEAAWRDRGQVFSVLTQLGASATLVRPPDCIKRSLLEMMLESALTDIKEAPPGVLASLTQQALWLLRLLQDFLCAEGHGNQELWSEKLFEGVCSLLDRLGAWPHLANGTADLREMAQIGLRLVLGYILLEDPQLHAQAYVKLHALLQTTVPMRREEASYVLSKLEAALARALNTSPSETPTENGEPPASSAAAERCSWLVPLVRTLLDRAYGPLGLQWGLPSLPPTNGSPTFFEDFQAFCATPEWRHFIDKQVQPTMSQFEMDTYAKSHDLMSGFWNACYDLLMSSGQRRQRERAHSRRAFQELVLDPAQRRARFEGLRYAAALKQQAAQHSTALLHWGALWRQLASPCGAWALRDPPTPHWKLSSAETYSRMRLKLVPNHHFNPHLEASALRDNLGEAPLTPTEEASLPLAVTKEAKVSSLPEELQEDQLGEDELAALETPLEAAELDEQRENLVLSAECQLVTVVAVVPGLLEVTTQHVYFYDGSTERVETEEGVGHDFRRPLAQLREVHLRRFNLRRSALELFFIDQANYFLNFPCKTGGAAASSPSQAPRPQPSLIPPHTQVRNQVYSWLLRLRPPTQGYLSSRSPQEMLRASGLTQKWVQREISNFEYLMQLNTIAGRTYNDLSQYPVFPWVLQDYVSPTLDLSNPAVFRDLSKPIGVVNPKHAQLVKEKYESFEDPAGTIDKFHYGTHYSNAAGVMHYLIRVEPFTSLHVQLQSGRFDCSDRQFHSVAAAWQARLESPADVKELIPEFFYFPDFLENQNGFDLGCLQLTNEKVGDVVLPPWASSPEDFIQQHRRALVR comes from the exons ATGTACACACTTAAGCTCCTCCCCTGCTGGTGTCAGGCTTGCCTGGGTCCCCAAGAGTTTAGGAAGTGGCAGCAGAGACTGGGAGGCCAAGAAGTGCAGACGGGGGTGCCTGGGAGAGTG AAGGACCTGGGCTACCTGCAGCAGTGGCTGAAGGCCTTTGTGGGTGCCTTCGAGAAGAGCATCTCACTCTCCTCTCTGGAGCCACGCAG GCCAGAGGAGGCGGGTGCCGAGGTGCCTCTGCTCCCTCTGGATGCGCTGCACGTGCTGGCCGAGCAGCTGGATGCTGGGGACCTGGAACAAGCCCTGCTGCTGCTCAAGCTCTTCGTCATCCTCTGCAG GAACCCCGAGAACGTAGAGGCGGGCTGGGGCCGGGTGCTGGTGCCCCGGGTGCTGGCGCTGCTGACCCAATTGGTGGCCGAG CTGAAAGGACCCCCACCACCGCAGGAGGACCGCGGGCGCCAGCTGGAGAATGTAGCCCTGCATGCCCTGCTCCTCTGTGAGGGCCTCTTCGACCCATACCAGACCTGGCGGCGCCAGCACAGGGG GGAAGTCATCAGCGCCAAGGAGAAGAGCAAATACAAGTTCCCTCCAGCTGCTTTGCCCTCTGAATTCAGCGCCTTTTTCCGAG aGAGCCTGCAGGATGCAGACCGCTTGCCTTCTGTGGTCCTGCTGCGTCTCATCCACCTCTTCGGAGCTGTTCTTGCGGGAGGGAAG GAGAACGGGCAGAAGGCTGTGAGTGCCGGCTCTGTGCAGGGCCTGCTGGGTGTGGTGCGGGGCTGGGGCCACAGGCCAGCCCAGGACCCCCGCCTGGTGCCGCTGGCCCTGGAGGTGCTGGTGGGTGTCGTACACGTCTTGCATGCCAGCCGCACACCCCCGCGGGGGCCAGAGCTCCGAGCCCTGCTGGAGGGCTACTTCCGTGTCCTTAATACTGACTGGCCAGCCGGGCCGAGCCTGGACCCTGAAGAGGCCCACGTCACCCTCCGGGTCAGCATGCTCG ACGCCATCCCCATGATGCTGGCGTGCGAGGACCGGCCAGTGCTGCAGGCCACCTTCCTCAGCAACAACTGCTTCGAACACCTGATTCGCCTCATCCAGAACAGCAAG cTGTACCTGCAGGCCCGGGCGCCCCCTGAGGGGGACAGTGACCTGGCTACCCGGTTACTGACTGAGCCCGATGTCCAGAAG gtACTGGACCAGGACACAGACGCCATTGCGGTCCACGTGGTCAGAGTGCTGACCTGCATCATGAGTGGCTCCCCCTCCGCCAAG GAGGTGTTTAAGGAGCGCATTGGCTATCCTCACCTGCATGAGGTCCTGCGGAGCCACGGTCCCCCCACCCATCGGCTGTTGCAAGAGCTGCTCAACAtg GCTGTGGAGGGTGACCACAGCATGTGTCCGCCACCGCCGATCCGCAATGAGCAGCCAGTGCTGGTGCTGATGAGGTGGCTGCCGACGCTGCCCACGGCCGAGCTGAGGCTCTTCCTAGCCCAGCGCCTCTGGTGGCTCTGTGACAGCTGCCCTGCCAGCCGTGCCACCTGTGTGCAGGCCGGTCTGGTGGGCTGTCTTCTGGAGACACTCAGCGAGGGGGTGGCCCTGGGGGCCTGCTGCCAGGAGCAGTTGTTGGCCCTGCTGCAAGCACTGGGCCACGTGTCGCTAAGGCCCTCGGAGCTGCGTCGCTTGCTTCGCCCACCACCAGGGCTGGACTCGGGGCCAGGCGGAGCAGAGGCTGGGCAGGCCCGCCATGCAGGTGCCATCATCCGCGCACTCTCTGGCATGGCCCGGCGCCAGGGCCCAGCACGAGCCCTACGCTACTTTGACCTCACACCCAGCATGGCGGGCATCATGGTTCCCCCTGTGCAGCGCTGGCCAGGCCCTGGTTTCACCTTCCACGCCTGGCTCTGTCTGCACCCCATGGCTGGAgtgcctgcccccgcccccacccggcCGCTCCAGCGGAAGCAGCTGTACAG CTTCTTCACCAGCAGTGGCTCGGGGTTTGAAGCCTTCTTCACGGCAGCTGGGACCCTGGTGGTAGCTGTGTGCACCCGGAAGGAGTACTTGACCATGAGCTTGCCTGAAGTGTCCTTCGCCGACTCTGCCTGG CACTGTGTGGCCATAGTCCATGTGCCCGGGCGCCGGCCCTTCAGCCAGAACCTGGTGCATGTCTACAAAGACGGCCATCTGGTCAAGACGGCACCCCTTCGCTGCCCTTCCCTTAGTGAG CCTTTCTCGTCCTGCTGTATCGGGTCTGCTGGGCACCGCACAACGACCACCACCACGGGGCTGCCTGCGCCACCGGGCCCTGCCGCCCTGGCTCACACACACCCCTCGCTCACCCGCTCCCAGTCAGTCCCGGCCACCGCAGGGCTTGGCTGGGGGTCCGGGCTGGTGGcccccctgcaggagggcagcaTCAGCTCCACCCTTGCCGGCACGCAGGACACTCGGTGGGGCAGCCCCACCTCCCTGGAGGGCGAGCTGGGGGCCGTGGCCATCTTCCATGAAGCCCTGCAGGCGGCCGCCCTGCGCGTCCTGTGCGCCCTGG ggcCCAATGAGACAGCACCCTTCAAGCCTGAGGGTGAACTGCATGAACTTGGCACCAAGCTGCTCCTCCATTACTCACCTCAG GCCTGTAAGAACAACATATGCCTGGACCTGTCCCCTGGCCATGGGCTGGATGGCCGCCTCACGGGCCACAGAGTGGAGACCTGGGACGTGAAG GATGTGGTGAACTGTGTGGGAGGCATGGGTGCCCTGCTGCCCCTGCTGGAGCGAGTGGCTGCACAACCCCAGGAAGCTGAGGCAGGTCCAGCAGAAACACATGACCTTGTGGGGCCCGAACTGACCTCTGGCCACAATGCCCAGGGCCTGCTTCTCCCACTGGGCAAGTCCTCAG AGGAGCGAATGGAGAGGAATGCAGTGGCTGCCTTTCTGCTGATGCTGCGGAACTTCCTGCAGGGCCACACCGTGAATCAGGAGGGCCTGGTGCACTGCCAGGGGCCCGCCATCATCGGGGCCCTCCTGCGCAAG GTCCCCAGCTGGGCCATGGACATGAATGTGCTCATGTCCGCCCAGCTGCTGATGGAGCAGGTGGCAGCCGAGGGCAGTGGGCCCCTCCTCTACCTGCTCTACCAGCATCTGCTCTTCAACTTTCACCTCTGGACCCTCAGCGACTTCGCTGTGCGCCTGG GCCACATCCAGTACGTGTCTAGCATAGTCCGTGAGCACAGACAGAAGCTGCGGAAAAAGTATGGGGTCCAGTTCATCCTTGATGTCCTGCGTGTCCACTACAG TCCGCAGCGCGAGCGCCCTCTAGCCGCCGACGACCTGCGCACAGTGCAGACGTCACTCCTGGGCCTGGCGCGGGAGTTTCTAGTGCGGAGCTCTACTGCTGATGACCTGCAGGTGGTGCTAAACTTTCTGGTGGCTGCAGGTGATGATGGCCAG GTGGTGGGTGCGCTCGACCTGCTGCTGGCTCTGCTGCAGGGCTCCCCAGCACAGGAGTCTCTGGCTGTCTTCCTGCTGGAGCCAGGAAACCTTGAGGTGCTGTTGGCACTGCTGGTGAGGCCAAGGCCCATGCCCTTGCTGCCCGACCGAGTCTGCAAG ATCCTGCGCAGACTGCAACAGAATGAGCGCTTACCTGAGCGTAGTCGCCAGCGGCTCCGGCTGCGAGAGTGTGGTATCCAGGGTCTCGTTGCCTGCCTGCCTGAGGGTGCCGTTTCCCCCCAGCTCTGCCAGGGCCTCTACAAGCTGTTCCTGGGGGCAG ATTGCCTGAACCTCTCTGATCTGTTGGCTGTGGTGCAGCTGTCCCTCCAGGCCGACCTCAGCGTCCGCCTGGACATTTGTCGTCAG CTCTTCCACCTCATCTACGGACAGCCAGACATAGTGCGGCTGCTGGCCCGCCAGGCCGGTTGGCAGGATGTGCTGACCCGGCTGTTTGTCCTGGAGGCTGTCACAGCCGGCAGTCCCCTGCccttcacccctgagccacccaCCTCCCCGGAGCCAGCCTTACACAAGCCACCCACCGAGTCGCCTGAGCCTTCAGACGTCTTCCTGCCCCCAGAGGCCCCTGACCCTGACGCCTTTTATCACGCCCTCTCCCCGTTCGCCACCCCCTTTGAGCTGGGCCTGGAGCGGGCCAGTGTGAGCTCAGGGAATACTGCCGGTGGTGGCAGCGGCAGTGGGACTGTCActccagccagccagcctggcACACCATCCCCGCTCGATGGACCCCGGCCCTTCCCTATGGCCCAGGGCCGCCACAGCTCCAGTCTCTCCAACGTGCTGGAGGACGGCAGCCTGCCAGAGCCCACCATCAGTGGGGATGACACCTCCAATACCAGCAACCCTCAG CAAACCTGTGAGGAGGAGCTCTGTAACCTGCTCACCAACGTGCTGTTCTCGGTGACGTGGCGGGGTGTGGAGGGCAGTGACGAGGCCGCCTGGCGGGACCGTGGCCAGGTCTTCTCCGTGCTCACCCAGCTGGGGGCCTCAGCCACGCTGGTGCGCCCACCAGACTGCATCAAGCGCAG CCTCCTGGAGATGATGCTGGAGTCAGCCCTGACTGACATCAAAGAGGCCCCCCCTGGGGTCCTGGCCAGTCTCACCCAGCAGGCACTTTGGCTGCTGCGTCTGCTGCAGGACTTCCTATGCGCCGAGGGCCATGGTAACCAGGAGCTGTGGAGTGAGAAG CTCTTCGAAGGAGTGTGTAGCCTGCTGGATCGCCTGGGAGCCTGGCCACACCTGGCCAATGGCACGGCAGACCTCCGAGAGATGGCGCAGATCGGCCTGCGCCTGGTGCTCGGCTACATCCTGCTGGAGGACCCGCAG CTGCATGCCCAAGCCTACGTGAAGCTGCACGCGCTGCTGCAGACCACAGTGCCCATGCGCCGAGAGGAGGCTTCCTACGTGCTCTCCAAGCTGGAGGCGGCGCTGGCGCGGGCGCTGAACACCTCCCCCTCAGAGACCCCCACCGAGAACGGGGAGCCCCCAGCCTCCTCCGCTGCTGCAGAGCGCTGCTCGTGGTTGGTGCCGCTGGTGCGCACGCTGCTGGACCGCGCCTACGGCCCGCTGGGGCTGCAGTGGGGGCTGCCTTCCCTGCCGCCCACCAACGGGAGCCCCACCTTCTTTGAGGACTTCCAGGCCTTCTGTGCCACCCCCGAATGGCGTCACTTCATTGACAAGCAG GTGCAGCCCACCATGTCGCAATTCGAAATGGACACCTACGCTAAGAGCCACGACCTCATGTCGGGCTTCTGGAACGCCTGCTACGACCTGCTTATGAGCAGTGGGCAGCGGCGCCAGCGGGAGCGGGCACACAGCCGTCGGGCCTTCCAG GAGCTGGTGCTGGACCCTGCGCAGAGGCGGGCGCGCTTCGAGGGGCTGCGATACGCGGCGGCGCTGAAGCAGCAGGCGGCGCAGCACTCCACCGCCCTGCTGCACTGGGGGGCGCTGTGGCGCCAGCTCGCCAGCCCCTGTGGGGCCTGGGCCCTGAG GGATCCGCCCACCCCCCACTGGAAGCTCTCTAGTGCTGAGACCTACTCGCGCATGCGTCTGAAGCTGGTGCCCAACCATCACTTCAACCCTCACCTGGAAGCCAGTGCCCTACGCGACAACCTGG GAGAGGCCCCCCTGACACCCACGGAGGAGGCCTCACTGCCTCTCGCTGTGACCAAAGAGGCCAAAGTCAGCAGCCTACCCGAGGAGCTGCAGGAAGACCAGCTGGGCGAGGACGAGCTGGCTGCACTGGAGACCCC GTTGGAGGCCGCAGAGCTGGATGAGCAGCGTGAGAATCTGGTGCTGTCAGCTGAGTGCCAACTGGTCACCGTGGTGGCTGTGGTCCCAGGGCTGCTGGAGGTCACCACCCAGCACGTGTATTTCTACGACGGCAGCACCGAGCGGGTCGAAACTGAGGAGG GCGTTGGCCATGACTTCCGGCGCCCCCTGGCCCAGCTGCGCGAGGTCCACCTGCGGCGTTTCAACCTGCGCCGCTCAGCTCTCGAGCTCTTCTTCATTGATCAGGCCAACTACTTCCTCAACTTCCCCTGCAAGACGGGTGGGGCCGCAGCCTCATCCCCTTCCCAGGCCCCCAGGCCGCAGCCCTCCCTCATCCCACCCCACACCCAGGTGCGGAACCAGGTGTACTCCTGGCTCCTTCGTCTGCGACCCCCTACCCAAGGCTACCTGAGTAGCCGCTCCCCCCAGGAGATGCTGCGCGCCTCAGGCCTTACGCAG AAATGGGTGCAGCGAGAGATCTCCAACTTCGAGTACTTGATGCAGCTCAACACCATCGCGGGGCGGACGTACAACGACTTGTCTCAGTACCCTGTG TTCCCTTGGGTCCTACAGGACTACGTGTCCCCAACCTTGGACCTCAGCAACCCAGCTGTCTTCCGGGACCTGTCCAAGCCCATCGGTGTGGTGAACCCCAAGCACGCCCAGCTTGTGAAGGAGAA GTATGAGAGCTTCGAGGACCCCGCGGGCACCATCGACAAGTTCCACTACGGCACCCACTACTCCAATGCGGCGGGCGTGATGCACTACCTCATCCGCGTGGAGCCCTTCACCTCCCTGCATGTCCAGTTGCAGAGTGGCCG CTTCGACTGCTCGGACCGGCAGTTCCACTCAGTGGCAGCAGCCTGGCAAGCCCGCCTGGAGAGCCCCG